A single Crateriforma conspicua DNA region contains:
- a CDS encoding LamG-like jellyroll fold domain-containing protein: MDNHRLNELTLAHLDGCISDSEFAELQQLLESDADARTRYVEMARLDSELRESGGAFDEPASEKSPQLSTWSRMPRVAQTLVIAATVLILLVPTWMMVRPDRPVGNQVGGTTNATPSKPVRSVAVISAEADAVWTAEDGKRIGKGTALEPGMLNLAEGLAQIDFFSGASMTLSGPTVIELRSRNLAVLHRGRVRANVPPAARGFEIQTADVRLEDLGTSFGIVAGDNGQSDVVVFDGEVRAVDREADELSLLAGDTAHLVEGGATMSSSQELGEFPDILAIIERSSDLVQSRYARWKAAATDRRSDPRLIAYYDFENLTDTSRRLANRAVAGSGSELDGGIVGARVADGRWPGKPALDFRGEGDRVRFNIPGEFDAMTLYAWVRIDALDRDLNSLFLTDHFDPGEIHWQLSVHGSLHFATSPIGVPPAPAGFEVAPNEQIQAENRRFWSENFWDASQSGHWFLLATTVDRAKQPSVVHYINGQPVGFNGGSNMDRPLPKLRIGYADLGNWTDPIWAKAIRSLNGRIDEFAIYSAALEANEIRTIYMQGRP; this comes from the coding sequence ATGGACAATCATCGCCTGAACGAACTCACGCTGGCCCATCTCGATGGATGTATTTCGGACAGCGAATTTGCTGAGTTACAGCAATTGCTGGAATCAGATGCCGATGCGCGTACCCGATATGTGGAAATGGCACGGCTTGACTCCGAGTTGCGGGAGTCCGGGGGAGCGTTTGACGAACCCGCGAGTGAAAAATCACCGCAGCTATCAACTTGGTCTCGTATGCCACGAGTCGCTCAGACGCTGGTCATTGCTGCCACCGTTCTGATTCTACTGGTACCGACGTGGATGATGGTTCGCCCCGACAGACCGGTTGGCAACCAAGTTGGGGGCACAACGAATGCAACTCCGTCAAAGCCTGTGCGTAGTGTCGCAGTCATCTCCGCCGAAGCGGATGCGGTGTGGACGGCAGAGGATGGAAAACGAATTGGCAAAGGTACGGCACTTGAACCCGGCATGCTGAATCTGGCGGAAGGCCTGGCTCAGATCGACTTTTTCAGCGGCGCCTCCATGACCCTGTCGGGTCCCACCGTGATTGAACTGAGGAGCAGGAATCTGGCTGTTTTGCATCGGGGACGTGTTCGGGCGAATGTCCCTCCTGCTGCTCGCGGCTTTGAAATTCAGACAGCAGATGTGCGACTCGAGGATCTCGGTACAAGCTTCGGAATCGTTGCGGGCGACAACGGTCAGTCGGATGTCGTTGTGTTTGACGGCGAAGTTCGGGCTGTTGACCGCGAGGCGGATGAACTTTCTCTTCTCGCCGGTGACACGGCTCACCTCGTCGAAGGTGGAGCGACAATGTCTTCAAGTCAAGAATTGGGGGAGTTTCCAGACATCCTGGCGATCATCGAACGGTCTAGCGACCTTGTCCAGTCTCGCTATGCCCGTTGGAAAGCGGCAGCAACCGACAGACGCAGCGACCCACGCCTGATCGCCTATTACGATTTTGAGAACCTGACAGACACTTCCCGCCGCTTGGCAAATCGCGCGGTCGCTGGCTCCGGCAGCGAACTGGATGGTGGCATTGTTGGTGCTCGGGTCGCCGATGGCAGGTGGCCCGGTAAACCGGCATTGGATTTTCGTGGTGAAGGCGACCGCGTACGGTTCAACATCCCGGGCGAGTTCGACGCCATGACACTGTATGCGTGGGTTCGGATCGACGCTTTGGACAGGGACCTGAACTCCTTGTTTCTAACCGACCACTTCGATCCCGGAGAAATCCATTGGCAACTGTCGGTGCATGGATCGTTGCATTTCGCGACCAGTCCTATTGGTGTTCCACCCGCGCCGGCCGGCTTTGAAGTTGCACCTAATGAACAGATTCAAGCCGAGAACCGTCGGTTCTGGTCAGAAAACTTTTGGGACGCCAGCCAGAGTGGGCATTGGTTTCTTCTGGCAACAACGGTGGATCGCGCAAAGCAACCGAGTGTTGTTCACTACATCAATGGCCAACCCGTTGGATTCAATGGTGGAAGCAACATGGATCGACCGCTTCCAAAACTGCGAATCGGATATGCCGATCTCGGAAACTGGACGGATCCGATCTGGGCCAAGGCCATTCGTTCGCTGAATGGACGCATTGACGAGTTTGCCATCTACTCCGCCGCGCTTGAAGCGAATGAAATCCGCACCATATATATGCAGGGCAGACCATGA
- a CDS encoding MFS transporter, which yields MKSFERNALIFSTIVAMGGFLFGLDAALIAGTVDSITQQFSLDSLQLGNAVSAPALGVLIALPFAGWICNQFGRKKAILLIAILYLISAVCSAYAVNYEMLVAARFLGGLAFSSISLASMYIGEIAPPKLRGKLVSMTQINIVIGLSGAYFINYLIHYWATSGTGIAGTLGIDEANMWRWMLGSEIPVAIVWFFLLLIIPESPAWYVSRQRDEEAAKTLRKLLPADEVTAHLAEMKQSLQLGATSRSMGAQLREIFSRPMRLTFIIALTIAIAQQATGINAILFYAQTVFKQLGGGTDAAFVQAIWVGLTGIVFTVLGLLLVDKLGRRPLIIGGMVWIIASLGICAYGFHEARYTLPADAVAELEDFSDPQRLDPLVDQGFPSDIAFKNAVKDAIGPDDARKFQGALLERSIKMPATLVLIGILSFIAAFHFSVGPVMWVLFSEIFPISVRSIAIPLFTIVTSLTNYIVQKFFPWQLETMGMTSIFLFYAGTVLVGLVILFFTLVETKNMSIEEIERTLRPEAQS from the coding sequence ATGAAATCATTCGAACGCAACGCACTGATCTTCTCGACGATCGTCGCCATGGGTGGCTTTCTATTTGGTCTCGACGCGGCGTTGATCGCGGGAACCGTCGATTCGATCACCCAGCAGTTTTCACTCGACTCGCTTCAACTGGGAAACGCGGTGAGCGCCCCTGCCCTGGGCGTATTGATCGCGTTGCCTTTTGCTGGGTGGATCTGCAACCAGTTCGGGCGCAAGAAGGCGATCTTACTGATTGCCATCTTGTATCTGATCTCCGCCGTCTGTTCCGCATACGCGGTCAACTATGAAATGCTGGTGGCCGCTCGGTTCTTGGGGGGACTGGCATTCAGTTCGATCTCACTGGCATCCATGTACATCGGGGAAATCGCGCCGCCGAAGCTGCGTGGCAAACTGGTTTCCATGACACAGATCAATATCGTTATCGGTCTCTCGGGTGCCTACTTCATCAATTATCTCATCCACTATTGGGCCACGTCCGGCACTGGAATTGCGGGAACACTGGGAATCGATGAAGCCAACATGTGGCGTTGGATGCTGGGATCGGAGATCCCTGTCGCCATTGTTTGGTTCTTCTTGCTGCTGATCATTCCCGAAAGCCCTGCTTGGTACGTTTCAAGGCAACGCGACGAAGAGGCTGCTAAGACCCTCCGAAAACTCCTGCCCGCGGACGAAGTGACGGCTCATTTAGCCGAGATGAAACAGAGCCTTCAGCTTGGTGCGACCAGCCGATCGATGGGTGCGCAACTTCGAGAGATATTCAGCCGTCCGATGCGATTGACATTCATCATCGCGTTGACGATCGCAATCGCCCAACAGGCGACCGGCATCAATGCGATCTTGTTCTACGCACAAACCGTTTTTAAACAGCTAGGCGGAGGAACCGACGCCGCGTTCGTGCAGGCCATCTGGGTCGGATTGACCGGTATCGTGTTCACGGTCCTGGGATTGCTTTTGGTCGACAAGCTTGGGCGGCGACCGTTGATCATCGGGGGCATGGTGTGGATCATCGCCAGCTTGGGAATCTGCGCCTATGGATTCCACGAAGCCCGATACACATTGCCGGCGGATGCAGTGGCGGAACTAGAGGATTTTTCCGATCCGCAACGTTTGGATCCGCTTGTTGATCAAGGATTTCCAAGCGACATCGCGTTCAAAAACGCGGTCAAGGACGCGATCGGCCCGGATGATGCCCGCAAGTTTCAAGGGGCGTTGTTGGAACGATCGATCAAGATGCCGGCGACCCTGGTCTTGATCGGCATCCTTAGTTTCATTGCGGCCTTTCATTTCTCGGTGGGTCCAGTCATGTGGGTGCTCTTTTCCGAGATTTTCCCAATCTCGGTACGCAGCATTGCGATTCCGCTGTTCACCATCGTGACAAGCCTAACCAACTATATCGTTCAGAAGTTCTTCCCCTGGCAATTGGAAACCATGGGAATGACATCAATATTTCTTTTCTATGCCGGCACCGTTTTGGTCGGCCTGGTCATCCTTTTCTTCACGCTGGTCGAAACGAAGAACATGAGCATTGAAGAAATCGAGCGTACACTCCGTCCGGAGGCCCAGTCATGA
- a CDS encoding NAD-dependent succinate-semialdehyde dehydrogenase, which yields MPDQTFSLWVDGRATRTDKTFEVINPATEEVIADVPEVDADTVQRCLNSANDAFPAWSKTPLSKRKAIIDRYAERLEAHRDEIVDLLIAETGKPIDNAEYDFGMLTTCLRFFCEEAARIDQPVIPDPDGNFLNYVLRQPLGVVVGYLAWNFPLLNLGYKIGPILASGCTGIIKPSQLTPLASLRCAELLGEAGVPAGVVNVIAGTDYDVTGPLLESDIPSMFTMIGSTRAGVGAMKSACTNVKHFSVELGGNAPVLVYDDADIEAAANSIVDLKFANSGQVCVSPNRCFVHESVYEEFITKAAERVRGIVLAAGRGEGRQMGPLLTGKSRDRMSQLIQSAINNGASVVCGGKVPEDRTKGYFFEPTILRDANKDMQLSCDEIFGPILPVISFGDDDDEIALANDTEYGLAAYVYTTNLNRGLRAGAEIQAGSVCVNEVHYAVHLPHGGLKQSGVGKDCSRYSLQEYLTLKRVSVRVPS from the coding sequence ATGCCTGATCAAACGTTTTCACTGTGGGTCGACGGACGGGCGACCCGTACCGACAAGACTTTCGAAGTCATCAATCCTGCGACGGAAGAAGTCATTGCGGATGTCCCCGAAGTTGACGCCGATACAGTACAGCGGTGTTTGAATTCCGCCAACGACGCATTCCCGGCGTGGTCCAAGACACCACTTTCCAAACGCAAAGCGATCATCGATCGGTATGCGGAACGATTGGAAGCCCATCGCGATGAAATCGTTGATCTTTTGATCGCAGAAACCGGCAAGCCCATCGACAACGCCGAATACGACTTTGGCATGTTGACGACATGTTTGCGGTTTTTCTGCGAAGAAGCGGCACGGATCGACCAACCAGTGATCCCTGATCCGGATGGCAACTTCCTGAACTATGTTCTTCGCCAGCCTTTGGGCGTGGTGGTCGGCTACTTGGCCTGGAACTTCCCCCTCCTGAACCTTGGCTATAAGATCGGTCCCATCCTTGCCTCAGGCTGTACCGGGATCATCAAGCCATCACAGTTGACCCCATTGGCATCGCTGCGTTGCGCCGAATTGCTGGGCGAAGCCGGTGTTCCGGCGGGGGTCGTCAATGTCATTGCCGGAACCGACTATGACGTCACGGGTCCACTGTTGGAAAGTGATATTCCGTCGATGTTTACGATGATCGGATCGACGCGAGCCGGCGTGGGGGCGATGAAGTCCGCGTGCACAAACGTCAAACACTTCTCCGTCGAACTTGGGGGCAATGCCCCGGTGCTGGTGTATGACGATGCCGACATCGAAGCCGCCGCCAACAGTATCGTCGACTTAAAATTTGCCAATTCGGGGCAGGTATGCGTTTCGCCCAATCGCTGCTTCGTCCACGAATCGGTTTATGAGGAATTCATTACCAAAGCGGCCGAAAGAGTCCGCGGTATCGTGTTGGCTGCCGGTCGTGGCGAAGGCCGTCAGATGGGGCCGCTGTTGACGGGTAAATCGCGAGACCGGATGAGCCAACTGATCCAGTCGGCCATCAACAACGGTGCTTCGGTCGTTTGCGGTGGCAAAGTCCCGGAAGATCGCACCAAGGGATACTTCTTTGAGCCCACGATCCTGCGTGATGCCAACAAAGACATGCAGCTATCGTGCGACGAAATCTTTGGTCCGATCCTGCCGGTGATTTCGTTTGGCGATGACGACGATGAAATCGCACTGGCCAATGATACGGAGTACGGGCTGGCCGCTTACGTCTACACCACCAATCTGAATCGTGGGCTTCGCGCCGGCGCAGAAATTCAAGCGGGCAGTGTTTGCGTCAACGAAGTTCACTACGCCGTCCATCTGCCGCACGGTGGATTGAAGCAAAGTGGCGTTGGAAAGGACTGTTCTCGTTACAGCTTGCAAGAGTACCTGACACTGAAGCGAGTCTCCGTTCGTGTCCCATCCTGA
- a CDS encoding sugar kinase, giving the protein MNSVVVTFGEIMGRLAAPEHLRLRQTRTLDVTYAGAEASVAASICNFGGQARFVTALPKHALADATMDSIRSVGIDASYILRTDTGRLGMYYLETGANQRPSHVIYDRADSAVAITPADAYDWDAIFKDANWLHLSGITPALSSNAADATRVAATQAKKAGVTISIDLNFRGKLWNWDASLQPRELARRTMNGILPHVDVVIANEEDCHDVLGIQAGQTDVHSGTLETSHYPEVARQVVQQFPNISKVAITLRESLSATHNNWGAMLYDAANQASCFSPLNSDGDYQPYQIKSIVDRVGGGDAFAGGLIFALSTKELSQPQTALNYAVAASCLKHSIKGDFNYSTRQEVERLMGGSASGRVVR; this is encoded by the coding sequence TTGAATTCAGTCGTTGTCACCTTTGGTGAAATCATGGGGCGTTTGGCGGCCCCGGAGCATTTGCGATTACGTCAAACACGCACATTGGACGTCACCTATGCCGGTGCCGAAGCCAGCGTGGCGGCATCAATTTGCAACTTCGGCGGCCAAGCTCGGTTCGTCACCGCGCTGCCCAAACATGCATTAGCCGACGCGACGATGGATTCGATTCGCTCGGTCGGCATCGACGCCAGCTATATCCTGCGAACCGACACCGGTCGCTTGGGAATGTATTACCTGGAAACCGGTGCCAATCAGCGGCCAAGTCACGTGATCTACGACCGCGCGGATTCGGCCGTAGCGATCACCCCGGCGGATGCCTACGACTGGGATGCAATCTTCAAGGACGCCAACTGGCTTCATCTCAGCGGGATCACGCCGGCGTTGTCCTCCAATGCCGCCGATGCAACGCGCGTGGCCGCTACGCAGGCGAAGAAGGCGGGTGTGACGATTTCGATCGACTTGAACTTCCGCGGCAAGCTTTGGAATTGGGATGCCTCCCTGCAGCCGCGCGAACTAGCACGTCGGACCATGAACGGCATCTTGCCGCATGTCGACGTCGTCATCGCGAATGAAGAGGACTGTCACGACGTTTTGGGTATCCAAGCGGGCCAGACGGATGTCCATTCGGGGACCCTTGAAACTTCGCACTATCCCGAGGTGGCTCGGCAGGTGGTTCAGCAATTCCCGAACATCTCCAAGGTCGCCATCACGCTGCGTGAAAGCCTATCGGCCACCCATAACAACTGGGGCGCGATGTTATACGACGCGGCCAATCAAGCCTCGTGCTTCTCGCCCTTGAATTCTGACGGGGATTACCAGCCCTATCAAATCAAAAGCATCGTCGACCGCGTGGGCGGAGGAGACGCCTTTGCCGGTGGGCTGATCTTTGCATTGTCCACCAAAGAATTGTCACAACCACAAACGGCACTGAATTATGCCGTCGCCGCGTCATGTTTGAAGCACTCCATCAAGGGTGACTTCAACTACTCGACTCGCCAAGAGGTCGAGCGACTGATGGGCGGTTCCGCTTCGGGTAGGGTCGTTCGTTGA
- the eda gene encoding bifunctional 4-hydroxy-2-oxoglutarate aldolase/2-dehydro-3-deoxy-phosphogluconate aldolase, which produces MSFPIEIIDRLRQCRVVAGFSVDHVDHAVPIAEALLAGGIDAIELTLRTDAGIDAVKAICQQVPDMLVGVGTILTPDAAAAVAQAGAAFGVAPGLNRRVIEGAKDAGLPFAPGIMTPSELETAIESDCRFVKFFPAEASGGVTFLKSLAAPYKHLDIEYFPLGGVCVDNMLDYLRMPEVTAVGGSWIVNKQMVENGDWAGLQSRSAEVVNALKTGGER; this is translated from the coding sequence ATGAGCTTCCCCATTGAGATCATCGATCGGCTGAGACAATGCCGCGTCGTGGCCGGTTTTTCTGTCGATCACGTCGACCATGCGGTGCCAATCGCCGAAGCACTATTGGCCGGTGGCATTGATGCGATCGAGTTGACGTTACGCACCGATGCGGGGATCGACGCGGTCAAAGCGATTTGTCAACAAGTCCCCGACATGCTGGTGGGCGTGGGCACCATTCTTACCCCTGACGCTGCCGCGGCGGTCGCCCAGGCCGGCGCAGCGTTCGGCGTTGCTCCCGGCCTGAATCGTCGCGTGATCGAAGGAGCCAAAGATGCCGGCTTGCCCTTTGCGCCCGGGATCATGACACCATCGGAATTGGAAACAGCGATCGAATCCGATTGCCGCTTCGTCAAATTTTTTCCAGCCGAAGCATCCGGGGGCGTGACTTTCTTGAAAAGTTTGGCTGCCCCGTACAAGCATCTCGACATCGAATACTTCCCGTTGGGCGGCGTGTGCGTGGACAACATGCTGGACTACCTGCGAATGCCAGAAGTCACCGCGGTGGGTGGATCATGGATCGTCAATAAACAGATGGTGGAAAATGGGGACTGGGCGGGCCTGCAATCACGGTCTGCCGAAGTCGTGAACGCTTTGAAAACGGGAGGCGAACGTTGA
- a CDS encoding family 16 glycosylhydrolase: protein MKYIPYCLATLAVLACMPSSVAEAESPTGGASNASSQKHPAPASDPDNEGGWVLNPDVSDEFDGDQLDQDKWFVEGTDGEYYIWKGRPPSQFAPHNVLVEDGKLKIRSQWEPEFEFAKEDYADGAHNDTYGVWEGQPFPVTTGGVISNKRFLYGYMEARTKAGNASMTSSFWAIGYQSELDIYEQIGNPAIKTGDIQEDMWKASIHDWSPPAKRPTRRFGLKTKLPFRVADDFHVYGAEWGEDYLKLYLDGELIWETTREREGKSWVLNNPLEIWFDSEIFTWLGMPTEEGLPMDYEIDYVRVWQKPSKHLLARQFFGFEGPILFQDNPKPNMLVPESSEVNQYQQFWQFGEDALTRFAITKDQAVQGIKSLRFDPNGLNVHVSAVTPPAAVQISDGQFDLSLSVYLEKDCGLQSLNVSLSDPEVILDGFDLKDVPKEQWVKMTKTFQRDQASGDSDRLRLRFMKDQVEPGEGMIYIDDISISAHDPSASAPAMSVIQGKTVKKSPNDMTLQEFVDMEKAKWQENGWPWNQQAVEANFKEMDVDQNGLASGQERQTWFAKRAAEVAKEKATKPQSP, encoded by the coding sequence ATGAAATACATTCCCTATTGTTTGGCGACGCTGGCGGTATTGGCATGCATGCCCTCTTCCGTCGCGGAAGCGGAATCACCAACCGGCGGTGCTTCAAACGCCTCATCGCAGAAGCACCCTGCCCCGGCGTCGGACCCGGACAACGAAGGTGGCTGGGTGTTGAATCCCGACGTCAGTGATGAGTTTGACGGTGACCAGTTGGATCAGGACAAGTGGTTCGTCGAAGGCACCGATGGCGAGTACTACATCTGGAAGGGCCGCCCACCGTCCCAGTTTGCTCCGCACAACGTGTTGGTCGAAGACGGAAAGCTAAAAATCCGTAGCCAATGGGAACCGGAATTCGAGTTCGCGAAAGAAGACTATGCCGACGGCGCGCACAACGACACCTACGGTGTTTGGGAAGGTCAACCGTTCCCAGTCACGACCGGCGGCGTGATCAGCAACAAACGATTCTTGTATGGCTACATGGAAGCACGCACCAAGGCGGGAAATGCCTCGATGACCAGTTCGTTTTGGGCGATCGGCTACCAAAGCGAATTGGACATCTATGAACAGATCGGAAATCCCGCGATCAAGACGGGCGATATCCAAGAAGACATGTGGAAAGCGTCCATACATGACTGGTCGCCTCCGGCAAAACGCCCGACACGCCGTTTCGGCCTGAAAACCAAACTGCCGTTTCGGGTGGCAGACGATTTTCATGTCTATGGTGCCGAATGGGGCGAAGACTATTTGAAGCTGTACCTTGATGGCGAATTGATTTGGGAAACAACACGCGAGCGTGAAGGCAAAAGCTGGGTGCTGAACAACCCGCTGGAAATCTGGTTTGATTCGGAAATCTTCACTTGGCTTGGAATGCCCACCGAGGAAGGGCTGCCGATGGACTATGAAATTGACTACGTCAGGGTCTGGCAGAAACCTTCAAAACACCTACTTGCACGGCAGTTCTTTGGTTTTGAAGGGCCGATCCTGTTCCAAGACAATCCGAAGCCAAACATGCTGGTGCCCGAGAGCAGCGAGGTCAATCAGTACCAGCAGTTTTGGCAATTCGGCGAAGATGCACTCACGCGGTTTGCGATCACCAAAGACCAAGCGGTACAGGGAATCAAAAGCCTACGCTTCGATCCGAACGGCTTGAACGTCCATGTTTCAGCGGTGACTCCCCCGGCCGCGGTCCAGATTTCTGACGGCCAGTTTGATTTGTCCTTGTCGGTCTATTTGGAAAAAGACTGTGGATTGCAATCGCTGAATGTCAGCCTCTCTGACCCAGAAGTCATCTTGGACGGCTTCGATCTGAAAGACGTCCCGAAAGAACAATGGGTGAAGATGACCAAGACCTTCCAACGCGATCAAGCATCAGGCGATAGTGACCGATTGCGTCTGCGTTTCATGAAAGATCAGGTGGAACCGGGCGAAGGGATGATCTACATCGACGACATCTCCATATCCGCTCATGATCCATCAGCTTCCGCACCGGCGATGAGTGTCATTCAAGGGAAGACCGTGAAGAAGTCGCCCAATGACATGACGCTGCAGGAGTTTGTCGACATGGAAAAGGCAAAGTGGCAAGAGAACGGATGGCCGTGGAACCAGCAGGCGGTTGAAGCCAATTTCAAAGAAATGGATGTCGACCAAAACGGCTTGGCGTCGGGCCAGGAACGTCAAACGTGGTTCGCCAAACGAGCCGCGGAAGTGGCCAAGGAAAAAGCGACAAAACCCCAGTCGCCGTGA
- a CDS encoding glycoside hydrolase family 127 protein, with product MIDTTNSPHVKFRSIPIGDCRWTEGFWADKFQQCQDVMIPYMGSLLKGDIGHGLNNFKIAAGMIEGKHQGLAWHDGDFFKWMEAAVYVYSINGDPSILDELDEILEIVARVQEDDGYLHTQIQIENIGHFSNRKYHEMYNCGHLYTSACVHHRVTGKRNFLDIAIKNADLLYKLFQPRPKELCRFGFNQSQIMGLVELYRTTQDKRYLELAEIFINNRGQSEVVDDPSTEGYPIGDMVQERVPLREETEAVGHAVLALYYYAGAADVFAETGEKALIDALDRLWHNVCEQKMYVTGAVGQAHFGASTRRDKIEEGFLDAYLMPMATAYNETCANIANAMFNFRLLGIHGQSKYADIMELVAMNSALVGIGLGGKDYFYANPLRLNRGQREYQDHRDCTESPIREPYIECFCCPPNLVRTIAKLSNWAYSLTDSGVAVNLFGGNRLETKLTDGSDFTLIQRSAYPFEGAVRFTVEKCRQTPIEILLRIPDWADGAELLVNGGRMDINVEPGSFARIERSWQSGDTIELNLPMDVTLMKGHPLIEEVRNQAAIKVGPLVYCLESPDLPDDVRTLDVHLPSDIELKKESDPALLDGITTLSGEVLVRSEQRQQMYGRLHDGQPWRTIQTRFVPYFAWSNRGEAEMTVFLPIVWSQRT from the coding sequence ATGATCGACACCACCAACAGCCCGCATGTCAAGTTCCGCAGCATTCCCATTGGGGACTGTCGATGGACCGAAGGGTTCTGGGCGGACAAGTTCCAGCAGTGCCAGGACGTTATGATCCCGTACATGGGATCGCTGCTTAAAGGCGACATCGGCCATGGTCTGAACAACTTTAAAATCGCCGCCGGAATGATAGAAGGCAAACATCAGGGATTAGCCTGGCATGATGGGGATTTCTTTAAGTGGATGGAGGCCGCCGTCTACGTCTATTCGATCAATGGCGACCCATCGATTCTCGACGAACTTGACGAGATTCTGGAAATTGTCGCTAGGGTGCAGGAAGACGATGGTTATCTGCATACTCAAATCCAGATTGAGAACATTGGCCACTTTTCCAATCGCAAATATCACGAAATGTATAATTGCGGGCACTTATACACGAGTGCTTGCGTGCACCATCGAGTGACCGGCAAACGCAATTTCTTGGACATTGCGATCAAAAATGCCGACCTGCTCTACAAGTTGTTCCAGCCACGTCCCAAAGAACTCTGCCGCTTCGGTTTCAACCAATCCCAGATCATGGGACTGGTCGAACTGTATCGAACGACGCAAGACAAACGCTACTTGGAACTCGCCGAGATCTTTATCAACAACCGTGGGCAGTCGGAAGTCGTCGACGACCCCAGCACCGAAGGCTATCCCATTGGAGACATGGTTCAGGAACGTGTCCCGCTACGAGAGGAAACCGAGGCCGTCGGGCACGCGGTGCTGGCACTGTACTATTATGCCGGCGCAGCCGACGTGTTTGCCGAAACGGGCGAAAAGGCGCTGATCGATGCGCTCGACCGTCTGTGGCACAACGTCTGTGAACAGAAGATGTATGTCACCGGTGCCGTGGGACAAGCTCATTTCGGCGCGTCGACGCGACGCGACAAAATCGAAGAGGGCTTTTTGGATGCCTATTTAATGCCGATGGCAACCGCGTATAACGAAACGTGCGCGAACATTGCCAACGCGATGTTCAATTTCCGTTTGTTGGGCATCCATGGCCAATCGAAGTATGCCGACATCATGGAACTGGTGGCGATGAACAGTGCCCTGGTCGGCATCGGCCTGGGCGGCAAGGACTACTTTTACGCCAATCCACTACGACTCAATCGCGGCCAGAGGGAATATCAGGATCATCGCGATTGCACAGAAAGCCCGATCCGCGAGCCGTACATCGAGTGCTTTTGCTGCCCGCCCAACCTGGTTCGCACGATTGCCAAACTTTCCAACTGGGCTTACAGCCTGACGGACAGCGGTGTGGCGGTGAACCTGTTTGGTGGCAACCGCCTGGAGACGAAGTTAACCGATGGATCGGATTTCACGCTGATCCAACGGTCGGCCTACCCCTTCGAAGGTGCAGTCCGATTCACCGTTGAGAAGTGTCGGCAGACGCCCATCGAGATCTTGCTTCGCATTCCGGATTGGGCTGACGGTGCAGAACTGTTGGTCAACGGAGGTCGCATGGACATCAATGTCGAACCAGGTTCCTTCGCCAGAATCGAGCGATCGTGGCAATCAGGTGACACGATCGAGCTAAATCTGCCGATGGATGTAACCCTGATGAAGGGGCATCCGCTGATCGAAGAAGTTCGAAACCAAGCGGCAATCAAGGTGGGACCACTGGTGTATTGCTTGGAATCACCGGACCTTCCCGACGATGTCCGCACGCTGGATGTGCATTTACCGTCGGACATTGAATTGAAAAAGGAAAGTGATCCGGCACTACTGGACGGGATCACCACCCTCAGCGGCGAGGTCTTGGTGCGAAGCGAACAACGCCAGCAGATGTACGGACGACTGCACGACGGCCAACCGTGGCGAACGATCCAGACGCGTTTCGTGCCCTACTTCGCCTGGTCCAATCGTGGTGAGGCCGAAATGACCGTCTTCCTGCCGATTGTATGGAGCCAACGGACATAG
- a CDS encoding sigma-70 family RNA polymerase sigma factor, giving the protein MKHDQPENVEEQFVQMFAGHERDLRAFVRSMGLDWAAADDVMQTVSLVMWRKWHEYDVDSDFMKWARVITRFEVLKYRRKMARDRHVFREDVMSLLAGVVEEVDASSSSDEFRDALQACLKMLPEKSGHLIRAAYAGDRTIREVADDVGQSATAFYKTLNRIREKLRQCVRQRLNAT; this is encoded by the coding sequence ATGAAACATGACCAGCCGGAAAACGTCGAGGAACAGTTCGTGCAGATGTTTGCCGGACATGAGCGCGACCTGCGCGCGTTTGTTCGGTCGATGGGGCTAGACTGGGCCGCCGCCGACGACGTGATGCAGACGGTCAGCCTGGTGATGTGGCGTAAGTGGCATGAATATGATGTCGATTCGGACTTCATGAAATGGGCTCGGGTGATCACCCGATTCGAGGTGCTGAAGTACCGCCGCAAGATGGCCAGGGACCGGCATGTCTTCCGTGAAGATGTCATGTCGCTGCTGGCGGGCGTCGTTGAAGAGGTAGACGCCAGCAGTTCAAGCGATGAGTTTCGGGACGCGTTGCAGGCGTGCCTGAAAATGCTTCCGGAAAAATCAGGACACCTGATTCGAGCAGCCTACGCTGGAGACCGGACAATTCGCGAAGTCGCCGACGATGTCGGTCAATCCGCGACCGCGTTCTACAAGACGCTCAATCGGATACGCGAAAAGCTCCGCCAGTGCGTTCGGCAGCGTCTGAATGCGACGTAG